A genomic stretch from Capricornis sumatraensis isolate serow.1 chromosome 4, serow.2, whole genome shotgun sequence includes:
- the LOC138077720 gene encoding lysozyme C, milk isozyme-like gives MKAVLILGLLLLSVTVQGKKFQKCELARTLKRLALDGSKGVSLAKWICLAKWESNYNTRATNYNHGDKSTDYGIFQINSRWWCNDGKTARAVNACCIPCSNLLNDDIITQAVASAKKVVSDPQGVRAWVAWRNKCQNQDLRSHVQGCRV, from the exons ATGAAGGCTGTCCttattctggggcttctcctcctTTCTGTCACTGTTCAGGGCAAGAAATTTCAGAAGTGTGAGCTTGCCAGAACTCTGAAAAGACTTGCATTAGATGGCTCTAAGGGCGTCAGCCTGGCAAAGT ggaTTTGTTTGGCCAAATGGGAAAGCAATTACAACACACGTGCTACAAACTACAATCATGGAGACAAAAGCACTGATTATGGGATATTTCAAATCAATAGCCGCTGGTGGTGTAATGATGGCAAAACCGCAAGAGCAGTTAATGCCTGTTGTATACCCTGCAGCA atttgctgAACGATGACATCATCACTCAAGCTGTAGCAAGTGCAAAGAAGGTTGTCAGTGATCCACAAGGTGTTAgagcatg GGTGGCATGGAGAAACAAGTGTCAAAACCAAGATCTCAGGAGTCATGTTCAGGGTTGCAGAGTGTAA